From the genome of Winogradskyella forsetii, one region includes:
- a CDS encoding ABC transporter ATP-binding protein, whose translation MSTLKINNLSKTYANGVKALDNVNLELENGMFGLLGPNGAGKSSLMRTLATLQDADSGTATLDDVDILNQPAELRKVLGYLPQEFGVYPRITAEQLLTHLAILKGITNATERKDLVKYLLDKVNLYDKRNKSVKGFSGGMKQRVGIAQALIGNPKLIIVDEPTAGLDPGERNRFYNLLADVGKEVIVILSTHIVDDVRELCTKMAIMNLGEIVYHGAPQSAIEELNNKVFQKIVSRDELQNYANEYKIISNKMVGGQPLIHVFSDEHPHNGFEEVTPNLEDVFFSKINTSNVLV comes from the coding sequence ATGAGTACGCTAAAAATCAACAATTTATCAAAAACATATGCTAATGGTGTTAAAGCCTTAGACAATGTGAATCTAGAATTAGAAAACGGAATGTTCGGGCTATTAGGACCAAATGGAGCTGGAAAATCATCTTTAATGCGAACACTGGCAACGCTCCAAGATGCCGATTCTGGAACGGCAACTTTAGACGATGTTGATATTCTGAATCAACCAGCAGAATTGCGTAAAGTGTTGGGTTATTTGCCTCAGGAATTTGGTGTTTATCCAAGAATTACAGCCGAACAATTATTGACACATTTGGCAATTTTAAAAGGGATTACAAATGCTACTGAACGTAAAGACTTGGTTAAATATTTATTGGACAAAGTAAACCTTTACGATAAACGAAATAAATCCGTAAAAGGATTCTCTGGAGGCATGAAGCAACGTGTTGGCATTGCACAAGCACTTATAGGAAACCCTAAGCTTATTATTGTAGATGAACCAACTGCCGGATTAGATCCTGGTGAACGTAATCGGTTCTATAACTTGTTGGCAGATGTTGGTAAAGAAGTCATTGTAATCCTGTCCACACACATTGTAGATGATGTACGGGAACTGTGCACTAAAATGGCGATTATGAACTTAGGTGAAATTGTTTATCATGGCGCTCCACAATCGGCAATTGAAGAACTTAATAATAAAGTATTCCAAAAAATAGTTAGCAGGGACGAACTACAAAATTATGCTAACGAGTATAAAATTATTTCAAATAAAATGGTAGGAGGACAGCCACTTATACACGTGTTTAGTGATGAGCATCCGCACAACGGATTTGAAGAAGTGACACCTAATTTAGAGGATGTATTCTTTTCTAAAATCAACACGTCTAACGTACTTGTATAA
- a CDS encoding phosphoadenosine phosphosulfate reductase domain-containing protein: protein MINIDIDFWNKKLRDKTPIEIATWALKLSDNKIVTTSFGIYSSVLLSTMSKLDKDIKVVWCDTLYNQPSTYAHASSLIKKYNLNIFKYQSLYTKEEIDATIGLPSLEDDNHAVFSEAVKLEPFRRALKEQNPDIWFTNIRVRQTEYRDKKDILSYSKDGILKVSPFYYWSDTDLDQYIEDNKLTKNHYYFDPIKALLNRECGIHFQ from the coding sequence ATGATAAACATAGATATTGATTTTTGGAACAAAAAATTAAGAGATAAAACGCCTATTGAAATAGCAACATGGGCTTTAAAATTGTCTGACAATAAAATTGTGACCACAAGTTTCGGGATATACTCTTCGGTGTTGCTAAGCACAATGTCTAAACTGGATAAGGATATTAAAGTGGTTTGGTGCGATACCTTATACAATCAGCCTAGCACTTACGCACATGCTTCCAGTCTCATAAAAAAATATAACCTCAATATTTTTAAATATCAAAGTTTATACACTAAAGAAGAAATTGACGCCACAATAGGATTGCCGAGTTTAGAGGACGACAATCATGCCGTTTTTTCTGAAGCCGTAAAGCTAGAACCGTTTAGACGCGCCTTAAAAGAGCAAAATCCTGATATCTGGTTTACTAATATTAGGGTAAGGCAAACCGAATATAGAGACAAGAAAGATATTTTAAGTTATAGTAAAGATGGCATTCTTAAAGTGAGTCCATTTTATTATTGGAGCGATACCGATTTAGATCAATATATAGAGGATAATAAGTTAACAAAAAACCACTATTATTTCGACCCAATAAAAGCACTGCTTAATAGAGAATGTGGTATACACTTTCAATAA
- the cobA gene encoding uroporphyrinogen-III C-methyltransferase, with protein sequence MTPRLTIVGAGPGDVDLVTVKAIKAIKSANVILYDALVNIELLDYASPKTELIFVGKRKGCYAYQQNQINELIVQRALRYGHVVRLKGGDPFIFGRGAEELDYAREYAIEVGVVPGISSSSAVPAYQGIPLTKRNASESFWVITGTTKSHKISGDIALAAKSTATVVILMGMSKLSEIVQIFSNEGKSETAVAIIQNGTRPDEKFGIGKISTIESIVEEKQLSNPAIIIIGEVVNQRVDFTDIYQKADLAKHTAQKKLVQKL encoded by the coding sequence ATGACACCAAGATTAACCATAGTGGGCGCAGGTCCAGGAGATGTAGATCTAGTTACCGTAAAGGCGATTAAAGCTATAAAATCAGCAAATGTCATTTTATATGACGCTCTTGTGAATATAGAATTGCTAGATTATGCCTCGCCAAAGACTGAATTGATTTTCGTCGGAAAACGAAAAGGATGTTATGCTTATCAACAAAACCAAATCAATGAATTAATTGTACAACGAGCCTTAAGATATGGACATGTGGTTCGCTTAAAAGGTGGCGATCCATTTATCTTTGGTCGTGGCGCAGAAGAGTTAGACTATGCAAGGGAATACGCCATTGAAGTAGGAGTTGTTCCCGGTATTTCTTCATCATCTGCTGTGCCAGCTTATCAAGGAATTCCATTGACAAAACGCAATGCTTCAGAAAGTTTTTGGGTCATTACTGGAACCACAAAATCACATAAAATTTCTGGTGATATTGCATTAGCGGCAAAGTCAACGGCAACGGTTGTGATTTTAATGGGAATGAGTAAGCTTTCAGAAATTGTACAAATATTTTCTAATGAAGGGAAATCGGAAACAGCTGTCGCTATCATCCAAAATGGAACAAGACCAGATGAAAAGTTTGGTATTGGCAAAATTTCCACTATTGAATCTATAGTGGAAGAAAAACAACTTTCAAATCCAGCCATAATCATTATAGGGGAAGTGGTTAATCAACGTGTTGATTTTACAGATATTTATCAAAAAGCCGATTTAGCAAAGCACACTGCACAAAAAAAATTAGTACAAAAATTATAG
- a CDS encoding HEPN domain-containing protein encodes MQSFRTELENPVVEKDILDLANKIELFNNGRVDEEKFRSLRLARGIYGQRQEGVQMIRIKLPYGKVLSHQLRRIAEVSDEYSRGRLHITTRQDIQIHYVDLNRTPELWAELERDGVTIREACGNTVRNVTASETAGIDINEPFDVSPYADALFRFFLRNAVCQEMGRKFKVSFSASDEDTGLSYMHDLGFIAKIENGIKGFKVMLGGGLGSQPRHADLFYEFLPADKIIPVMEGVLRVFDRYGERKSRAKARLKFLLKDIGLEAFKALVQEEQNAIALKTVAIDASNYTASTPVSVSVPKVEIQDTKAYNLWKSTNIIPQKQEGYVAIGIKVLLGDFYTDKARLLADLVEQYAAGEIRLSLRQNILIPFIKEDLLPFFYTELEKLGFVEAGYNKAVDITACPGTDTCNLGISSSTGIAEELERVIKAEYPQYLENNDLVIKISGCMNACGQHNMADIGFQGMSIRTKDKLVAPALQVLLGGGNLGNGNAYFADKVVKVPSRRGPEALRRILNDFETNAEGKLFVDYYKAQGEKYFYQLLTDLSDIENLTQEDFIDWGTEEKYVKAIGIGECAGVVIDLIATLFLESDEKIEEAKEAYNNKVYSGAIYEAYRSMVNSAKAILLSEDIKTNTQAGIIKQFDELFVETKRIDLGTSFSDLIYQIKVFPPTEDFASNYINTAQQFLEKVRAFRDAQVVA; translated from the coding sequence ATGCAAAGTTTTAGAACAGAATTAGAAAATCCAGTAGTAGAAAAGGATATCCTTGATTTAGCCAATAAAATTGAGCTATTCAACAATGGACGTGTGGATGAAGAAAAATTTCGAAGTCTGCGTTTAGCAAGGGGTATTTATGGACAGCGACAAGAAGGCGTACAAATGATTAGAATCAAATTGCCTTACGGCAAGGTTTTGAGTCATCAGTTGAGACGTATCGCGGAAGTTTCAGACGAATACTCACGAGGTCGTTTGCATATAACCACGAGACAAGATATTCAAATTCATTATGTGGATTTAAACCGAACGCCAGAACTTTGGGCAGAATTAGAACGAGATGGGGTTACCATCAGGGAAGCTTGTGGGAATACCGTAAGAAATGTCACTGCAAGTGAAACTGCTGGTATTGATATTAACGAACCCTTCGATGTGTCGCCTTATGCGGATGCCTTATTCAGGTTCTTTTTAAGAAACGCAGTTTGCCAAGAAATGGGTAGAAAATTCAAAGTATCTTTTTCGGCATCTGATGAAGATACAGGTTTGTCCTACATGCACGATTTGGGTTTTATTGCTAAAATTGAAAATGGCATTAAAGGCTTCAAAGTCATGCTGGGTGGAGGTTTAGGCTCGCAGCCAAGACATGCCGATTTGTTTTATGAATTTTTGCCAGCAGATAAAATTATTCCTGTCATGGAAGGGGTTCTAAGAGTTTTTGATCGCTATGGCGAACGAAAAAGTAGAGCCAAAGCACGACTCAAATTCTTATTAAAAGATATTGGATTAGAGGCATTTAAGGCATTGGTTCAAGAAGAACAAAATGCAATAGCGTTAAAAACCGTTGCGATAGATGCATCTAACTATACGGCTTCAACACCAGTTTCAGTATCTGTACCAAAAGTAGAGATCCAAGACACTAAGGCTTATAATTTATGGAAATCAACCAATATAATTCCTCAAAAACAAGAAGGATATGTTGCCATTGGTATTAAGGTTTTGTTAGGCGACTTCTACACGGACAAAGCCCGTTTATTAGCAGATTTAGTTGAGCAGTATGCTGCAGGAGAAATAAGATTGAGCTTAAGACAAAATATATTAATTCCTTTTATAAAGGAAGATTTATTGCCTTTTTTCTACACCGAATTGGAAAAGTTAGGTTTTGTTGAAGCGGGTTATAATAAAGCTGTAGATATTACCGCATGCCCAGGAACTGATACGTGTAATTTAGGAATTTCTAGTAGTACAGGAATTGCTGAAGAGTTGGAGCGTGTCATCAAAGCAGAATATCCACAATATTTAGAAAACAATGATTTAGTCATAAAAATTAGTGGTTGTATGAATGCTTGTGGACAGCACAATATGGCTGACATTGGATTTCAAGGCATGTCTATAAGAACTAAAGATAAATTAGTTGCGCCTGCACTTCAAGTGCTTCTAGGTGGTGGAAATTTAGGAAATGGAAACGCCTATTTCGCAGATAAAGTAGTTAAAGTACCGAGTAGAAGAGGACCAGAAGCATTACGTAGAATCTTAAATGATTTTGAAACAAATGCCGAAGGCAAATTGTTTGTGGATTATTACAAAGCACAAGGCGAAAAGTATTTTTATCAATTACTAACCGATTTATCAGATATTGAAAATTTGACCCAAGAAGATTTTATTGATTGGGGAACAGAAGAAAAGTACGTAAAAGCCATCGGAATTGGTGAATGTGCTGGTGTAGTCATCGATTTAATCGCGACACTTTTCTTGGAAAGTGACGAAAAAATTGAAGAAGCGAAAGAGGCTTACAACAATAAAGTATATTCAGGTGCCATTTACGAAGCTTATCGTTCTATGGTAAATTCTGCAAAAGCCATTTTACTTTCAGAAGACATCAAAACAAATACACAAGCTGGTATCATTAAACAGTTTGATGAACTTTTTGTGGAAACCAAAAGAATAGATTTAGGAACCTCATTTTCGGATCTAATTTATCAAATAAAGGTGTTTCCGCCAACCGAAGATTTTGCGAGCAATTATATAAATACAGCACAACAATTCTTAGAAAAAGTAAGAGCGTTTAGAGACGCACAAGTTGTAGCATAA
- a CDS encoding dihydrofolate reductase yields MFGKKKPVSTIDKDQLELIENAQKRIRQKKRLYIHFVLFLIGAVFLILANTVLGIGENFTIAGINWFVYAILAWLILFIYHFVSVFITHKFMGKEWEKQQLDKLVNLQQERIDKLKQNFLKEETKIAQTQAYNEANESPMVSKKKKSSELTIIVAAGEDNAIGRDNSLIWHLSDDLKHFKSLTNGHHIIMGRKTFESFSKPLPNRTHIVITRQKDYKVPEGVIVVNSLEDALDAARYDSQPFVIGGGEIYKQAMPFVDKLEITRVHSTFENADAFFPEIDQSKWQEVSRKTHAADDKHAYAFSFITYLRK; encoded by the coding sequence ATGTTCGGGAAGAAAAAACCAGTCTCAACTATAGATAAAGATCAATTAGAGCTCATTGAAAATGCTCAAAAACGCATTAGGCAAAAGAAGCGTTTGTATATACATTTTGTCCTCTTTTTGATTGGTGCTGTATTTTTAATTTTAGCAAATACGGTTTTAGGTATTGGTGAAAATTTTACAATTGCAGGCATTAATTGGTTTGTTTATGCCATATTGGCTTGGTTGATTCTCTTTATTTACCATTTTGTATCCGTATTTATTACTCATAAATTTATGGGTAAAGAATGGGAAAAACAGCAACTGGATAAACTCGTAAATCTGCAACAAGAACGCATCGATAAATTAAAGCAGAATTTTCTCAAAGAAGAAACCAAAATAGCACAAACACAGGCTTATAATGAAGCCAATGAAAGTCCTATGGTTTCAAAAAAAAAAAAGAGTTCTGAATTAACTATTATTGTTGCTGCTGGAGAAGACAATGCTATTGGTAGGGACAATAGTCTTATTTGGCACTTAAGTGATGATCTTAAGCATTTTAAATCACTGACCAATGGTCACCATATTATTATGGGACGCAAAACTTTTGAAAGTTTCTCAAAACCTTTACCAAATAGAACGCATATTGTAATTACAAGGCAAAAAGATTACAAAGTACCAGAAGGTGTTATTGTTGTAAATTCTTTAGAGGATGCGCTTGATGCAGCGAGGTATGATAGCCAGCCTTTTGTAATTGGTGGTGGCGAAATATATAAACAAGCAATGCCGTTTGTTGATAAGCTTGAAATTACCCGAGTACATTCCACCTTTGAAAATGCAGATGCGTTTTTTCCAGAAATTGATCAATCCAAATGGCAAGAAGTTAGCCGAAAAACACATGCTGCTGATGATAAGCATGCCTATGCGTTTTCTTTTATTACGTATTTGAGGAAATAA
- the metK gene encoding methionine adenosyltransferase produces the protein MPYLFTSESVSEGHPDKVADQISDALIDNFLAFDPESKVACETLVTTGQVVLAGEVKSNTYLDVQKIARDTINKIGYTKSAYMFDGNSCGVFSAIHEQSEEINRGVDRATKEEQGAGDQGMMFGYATNETENFMPLALDLSHSILKELAELRRDNKDITYLRPDSKSQVTIEYSDDNVPQRIDSIVVSTQHDEFDTDDDMLAKIRKDIIGILIPRVIAKLPEHIQDLFNDDITYHINPTGKFVIGGPHGDTGLTGRKIIVDTYGGKGAHGGGAFSGKDPSKVDRSAAYATRHIAKNLVAAGLCDEILVQVSYAIGVVKPMAIFVDTYGTCHFNLTDGEIAKTVEKLFDMRPAAIESRLKLRQPMYSETAAYGHMGRQHEVVSKSFQQPNGESITLDVELFTWEKLDYVDKVKAAFEI, from the coding sequence ATGCCATATTTATTTACTTCGGAAAGTGTTTCTGAAGGCCATCCAGACAAAGTTGCAGATCAAATTAGTGATGCTTTAATCGATAATTTTTTAGCTTTTGATCCTGAATCTAAAGTAGCGTGTGAAACGTTAGTCACCACAGGGCAAGTCGTACTTGCTGGCGAAGTAAAATCCAACACCTATTTAGATGTACAAAAAATTGCCAGAGATACCATAAACAAAATAGGCTACACTAAAAGTGCTTATATGTTTGACGGCAATTCTTGTGGTGTTTTTTCTGCCATTCACGAACAATCGGAAGAGATTAATCGTGGTGTAGATAGAGCCACAAAAGAAGAACAAGGTGCTGGTGACCAAGGTATGATGTTTGGTTACGCAACCAATGAAACCGAGAATTTTATGCCTTTGGCTTTAGATTTATCGCACAGTATCTTAAAGGAGTTGGCAGAATTACGTCGTGACAATAAGGATATTACCTATTTGAGACCTGATTCTAAAAGTCAGGTAACTATTGAATACAGTGATGATAATGTGCCACAACGCATCGATTCTATCGTAGTCTCTACACAGCATGATGAGTTTGATACCGATGATGATATGTTGGCTAAAATTAGAAAAGATATCATTGGGATATTAATTCCTAGAGTCATTGCTAAGTTGCCAGAACATATTCAAGACTTATTCAACGACGATATTACGTATCACATCAACCCAACAGGAAAGTTTGTTATTGGCGGACCACATGGAGATACGGGTTTAACCGGTCGTAAAATTATTGTTGATACTTATGGTGGAAAAGGCGCACATGGTGGAGGTGCATTTTCAGGAAAAGATCCAAGTAAAGTAGATCGTAGTGCAGCATATGCCACACGACATATCGCCAAAAATTTAGTTGCTGCAGGATTATGTGACGAAATTTTGGTACAGGTCTCTTACGCTATTGGTGTTGTAAAACCGATGGCCATATTTGTTGATACTTATGGTACTTGCCATTTTAATTTAACCGATGGCGAAATTGCAAAAACAGTTGAAAAATTATTTGATATGCGTCCTGCTGCTATAGAAAGTCGTCTAAAATTAAGACAACCAATGTATAGCGAAACAGCGGCTTATGGTCATATGGGAAGACAACATGAAGTGGTAAGCAAATCATTTCAACAACCCAATGGAGAGTCTATTACATTAGATGTAGAGTTGTTTACTTGGGAAAAGTTGGATTATGTAGATAAAGTGAAAGCTGCTTTTGAAATTTAG
- a CDS encoding RrF2 family transcriptional regulator, whose protein sequence is MLSKKTKYGIKALVYLARQEERTPVQISSISKSENISQKFLESILLTLRKNGLLGSKKGKGGGYYLLKDPKDIPMTTVMRLLEGPIAMVPCVSLNFYEKCDDCPDETACAVHKLMIEVRDNTLEIFRNTTLADLSSSK, encoded by the coding sequence ATGCTTTCAAAGAAAACAAAATACGGAATAAAAGCCTTGGTGTACTTGGCAAGACAGGAGGAACGTACTCCTGTTCAAATTTCTTCAATATCAAAATCTGAAAATATTTCTCAAAAATTTCTGGAAAGTATATTGTTGACTTTAAGAAAAAATGGACTTTTAGGCTCTAAAAAAGGTAAAGGAGGTGGCTATTATTTGCTGAAAGATCCAAAGGATATTCCAATGACCACAGTTATGCGACTATTAGAAGGACCCATAGCCATGGTGCCTTGTGTGAGCCTCAATTTTTATGAAAAGTGTGATGATTGTCCGGATGAGACCGCTTGTGCTGTACATAAATTAATGATTGAAGTTCGTGATAATACCCTTGAAATTTTCCGCAATACCACTTTGGCTGATTTATCGAGTTCAAAATAA
- a CDS encoding M1 family aminopeptidase, which produces MFKTFFLSELKYTLKQPMVYIFIFILALMEFFATVSDNVQIGGAIGNVYRNSPYTITIHVTIFCIFSLLMAVAFFNNAALRDYNNEFNEILFTTPLSKSGYFFGRFFGALLVSTLPLFGVFIGMLLGTYMNSIFGWLDTERYGDFYLETFVNNYLLFILPNMFLAGTVIFAMANKWKSTVISFVGGLVIIVAYIVSGTLMSDVDNETIAGLSDIFGINTYAIETKYFTPAEKNTISPGFSGVLLWNRLIWTGFGIIILLLSYFSFSFKKKNKKVKKSRTLKEKTESVFTLPELNPSYNASTDWLQFKSFFYTNFLSIVKSVTFKILFLFCIIILVVDLSQGFEFMGLQSYPLTYKLIDSIKDNTNIFTIIILIFFSGELIWRDRDSKINEVIDATAHTSFISLAAKSLSLICITTILNLFFILIGVIYQLLNGFTRIELDVYLLDFFYENLALYITFGGIMITIQVLSSNKYIGYFISVLVLLVWEIVLNILDIRSNMLNIGGSASVYYSDMNAFGPGLKSTLWFNLYWILLSILGLLVGGALWNRGSKNSLLSRIKTARKEVPKSYRSFIAITFIVWLGVAGFVYYNTQILNPYRSDDTTEKLMAAFEKKYSIYKEAVHPKVTNAKYFIDIFPNKRDIHVKAELELTNETNQAIDSLHFFIAEGWNTKLNIPNAQPVYKDTTYLYTIYQLNPPLEPGEKLVMKVDNKFITKGFENGRGPTMIVKNGTFFNNGEILPTMGYNESYEITDKNKRKKYDLPPKDRTPELTSEISELHHRNYINNGQSDFINVETIISTIKEQTAIAPGSLIKQWEENGRNYYHYKTDTPSLNFYSFMSADYEIKKRRWNGIDIEIYYDEKHPENVDMMLDAVERSLAYYTENFGPYFHKQCRIIEFPRYASFAQAFPGTMPYSEAIGFVINLEDETENNVVDAVIAHEMGHQWWAHQVIGANMQGGTMMSESFAEYSSLMTLKKITENPMKMRQFIKYDHDRYLRGRSGEREKELPLYKVENQGYIHYGKGSTILYALQDYIGEDKVNLAMKNFLEEYRYKKPPYPTSLDFIRHLEPQVPDSLQYLITDWFKEITLYDNRLKEANYKKLDNGKYELTLEIESSKIKSDSIGNETKTAINDWIDVGFFMDEDEKRLYSQKRVKFNNENTSITMQLDSLPIKAAIDPRHILIDRVYKDNIKSISLVEE; this is translated from the coding sequence ATGTTTAAAACATTCTTTTTATCAGAATTAAAATATACGCTGAAGCAACCAATGGTGTATATTTTCATATTTATATTGGCATTGATGGAATTCTTTGCAACTGTTAGTGATAATGTACAGATTGGAGGCGCTATTGGAAATGTCTATCGCAATTCGCCGTATACTATAACTATTCACGTCACCATATTTTGTATTTTCAGTCTCTTAATGGCTGTGGCATTTTTTAATAATGCTGCTTTACGAGATTATAATAATGAATTTAATGAAATTCTTTTTACAACACCTTTAAGCAAATCTGGTTACTTTTTTGGCCGTTTTTTTGGTGCATTATTGGTTTCAACTTTACCCTTATTTGGTGTGTTTATTGGCATGCTTTTGGGAACTTATATGAATTCAATTTTTGGTTGGCTAGATACGGAACGTTATGGTGATTTTTATCTCGAAACTTTTGTAAATAATTATCTCCTATTCATTTTGCCAAATATGTTTTTGGCTGGAACTGTAATTTTTGCAATGGCAAATAAATGGAAAAGCACAGTTATTTCCTTTGTAGGTGGTTTGGTAATTATTGTAGCTTATATTGTGTCAGGTACATTAATGTCTGATGTTGATAACGAAACCATTGCCGGTTTATCAGACATCTTCGGAATTAATACCTATGCTATTGAAACTAAATATTTCACACCTGCTGAAAAGAATACAATTAGCCCAGGATTTTCTGGTGTTTTGCTTTGGAATCGATTAATTTGGACAGGATTTGGAATTATAATTTTATTACTGTCTTATTTCAGCTTTTCTTTCAAAAAGAAGAATAAAAAAGTTAAGAAATCAAGAACACTTAAAGAAAAAACCGAAAGCGTTTTTACACTTCCAGAGTTAAATCCATCATATAATGCTTCAACCGATTGGCTTCAATTTAAAAGCTTTTTCTATACTAATTTTTTAAGCATAGTTAAAAGTGTCACCTTCAAAATATTATTCCTGTTTTGTATCATTATTCTTGTGGTAGATTTGAGTCAAGGTTTTGAATTCATGGGTTTACAATCTTACCCGCTCACTTATAAATTAATTGATTCTATAAAGGACAATACCAATATCTTTACCATTATTATCCTCATATTTTTTAGTGGTGAATTAATTTGGCGTGATAGGGATTCTAAAATTAATGAAGTGATAGATGCTACGGCGCACACGTCTTTTATTTCTCTTGCGGCAAAATCTTTGTCACTGATCTGTATTACTACAATTTTAAATTTATTCTTTATTCTAATAGGCGTAATTTATCAATTGCTGAATGGATTTACACGAATAGAATTAGATGTTTATTTATTGGATTTCTTTTATGAAAACTTGGCACTATACATCACTTTTGGTGGTATTATGATAACCATACAAGTCTTATCGAGCAATAAATATATAGGCTATTTTATTTCCGTTTTGGTTTTGTTGGTGTGGGAAATCGTCCTCAATATTTTAGATATTAGGAGTAATATGTTGAATATTGGAGGCAGTGCCTCAGTGTATTATTCGGATATGAATGCCTTTGGGCCTGGCTTAAAAAGTACGTTGTGGTTTAATCTCTATTGGATTCTACTTTCAATTTTAGGGCTATTAGTTGGCGGCGCTTTATGGAACCGAGGTTCTAAAAATTCCTTATTAAGTCGAATAAAAACCGCAAGAAAAGAAGTCCCAAAAAGTTATAGAAGTTTTATTGCCATTACGTTTATCGTTTGGCTTGGTGTCGCAGGCTTTGTCTATTACAATACTCAGATTTTGAACCCTTACCGTTCTGATGATACTACGGAAAAATTGATGGCGGCTTTTGAAAAGAAATATAGTATATATAAAGAAGCTGTGCATCCCAAAGTTACAAATGCTAAGTATTTTATTGATATTTTTCCAAACAAAAGAGATATTCACGTCAAAGCAGAGTTGGAGTTAACCAATGAAACAAACCAGGCTATTGATTCACTTCACTTTTTTATTGCTGAAGGTTGGAATACAAAATTAAATATTCCGAATGCGCAACCGGTTTATAAAGACACAACTTATTTATACACTATATACCAATTGAATCCACCTTTAGAGCCTGGAGAAAAATTGGTAATGAAAGTAGACAATAAATTTATTACCAAAGGGTTTGAAAATGGTCGTGGTCCGACTATGATTGTTAAGAATGGTACGTTTTTTAACAACGGAGAAATTTTACCAACAATGGGTTATAACGAGAGTTATGAAATTACGGATAAAAATAAACGAAAAAAATATGATCTTCCGCCCAAAGATCGTACGCCAGAGTTAACTTCGGAAATAAGCGAATTGCACCATAGAAATTATATAAACAACGGACAATCAGATTTTATCAATGTTGAAACCATTATATCTACGATAAAAGAGCAAACGGCTATCGCTCCTGGCTCTTTGATTAAACAATGGGAAGAAAATGGTAGAAACTATTACCATTATAAAACGGATACGCCGTCATTGAACTTTTATTCTTTTATGTCAGCGGACTATGAGATTAAAAAACGCAGATGGAACGGAATTGATATTGAAATCTATTATGATGAAAAACATCCTGAGAATGTTGATATGATGTTAGATGCCGTGGAGCGTTCATTAGCCTATTATACCGAAAATTTTGGGCCTTATTTTCATAAACAATGCAGAATCATTGAATTCCCAAGATACGCTTCTTTTGCTCAAGCTTTCCCAGGGACCATGCCTTATTCTGAAGCCATTGGATTTGTAATTAATCTTGAAGATGAAACCGAGAACAATGTTGTCGATGCTGTAATTGCCCACGAAATGGGTCATCAATGGTGGGCACACCAAGTAATCGGTGCTAATATGCAAGGTGGCACTATGATGAGTGAAAGTTTTGCGGAATATTCGTCGTTAATGACACTTAAAAAAATCACAGAAAATCCAATGAAAATGCGTCAGTTTATTAAGTACGATCATGATCGTTATTTAAGAGGACGAAGTGGTGAACGTGAAAAAGAGTTGCCTTTATATAAAGTGGAAAACCAAGGCTATATTCATTATGGAAAAGGGAGTACAATACTGTATGCGCTTCAAGATTATATTGGAGAGGACAAAGTTAACTTGGCAATGAAAAATTTCTTAGAAGAGTATCGCTATAAAAAACCGCCATATCCAACATCTTTGGATTTCATAAGACATTTAGAGCCTCAAGTTCCAGATTCTTTGCAATACCTAATTACAGATTGGTTTAAAGAAATTACTTTATATGATAACCGCTTAAAAGAAGCGAATTACAAAAAATTAGATAATGGAAAATATGAATTAACCTTAGAAATTGAAAGTTCCAAAATAAAATCGGACAGTATTGGGAATGAAACCAAAACTGCGATCAATGATTGGATTGATGTCGGTTTCTTTATGGACGAAGACGAAAAACGATTGTACAGTCAAAAACGTGTAAAGTTCAATAATGAAAACACGTCGATTACTATGCAACTCGATTCCTTGCCTATTAAAGCCGCAATAGATCCTAGGCATATATTGATAGACCGTGTATATAAGGATAATATAAAAAGTATTAGTTTAGTCGAAGAATAA